Within the Polaribacter pectinis genome, the region TTAAATAGTTAAGTCAGTAAATTCTACCTTAGTTTTTAAGCTATTCAAACGTACATTTTTATACAAATGGGTGTATTGTCTTTGTACTTGGGCTACAATAATACCAGGGTGTTTTTTAAACTTTTCACTTAGTTGCAAGACCAATTCTCTATCAAAATTGGGATATTGAAACAACTCGTTTCTTTCTTTTTCTGATAATAACATACGTGCTGCAAATGCATCTGCCTCATCTTCTTTTTCTTTATCAGGCTTAATACTTTCTAAACCATCTATAAAAATGTCTTTTTTACCGTGGTATAAAATATGCCCTAATTCGTGAAAGAACGTGAACCAAAATGCATTGTAATCTTTTTGTCTATCCGTAATTTGAATTAGTGGTACACTATTATTTTTAATCCATCTGGTAGCCCCATAGATAGGAGCTTTAGAGATACAAGGCGTATAAACTAAAGCTACGCCACAAGATGCACAAAGTGTTTGTAACTCTTCTAACCAAGTATCTGAATGCTTATAGGCAATATCTTGAATTTTATCTAAACAGTTTCTTAAACCTTTTTTATCAAATGTAGCTACTTTTATTTTCTCTGCTTGTAATTCTCCTAAACGCAACCAAACTGAAATAGCTTGTGGTTCTGTGGTGTGTTTTAATTCAATTTTAAAGGCTAATGAACTACCATTATAAATATTTGACCATTGTGCAGGAGAAGCAACTCTAAAAAACTTTAGTAAGCCGTCTGCTAATTCAGGTTTCTTGCGAGTATCTGGAAGCAAACCAAAAGATTTCATTTTAGCTAATGGGAAAGAGGACACCCATTCTTGGCATTGCTCTAAATATTCCATTTGCTCTATTTCCAATAATTCATCTTGATAGGTACGTTCTAAGTTTATCCAAAAACTTGCAGGAACACCCAATACATATTCTAATTTGGTGGCTGTTTCTTTGGTTATTGGTGCTTTTCCTTTGATTAACTCATTAAGTTTAGGAACAGACCTCCCTAAACGCTCTGCTAATTCTGCTTGCGACATACCTATATGGTCTATATGCTCTTGAATACTATCGCCTGGGCAAGAGAGTAAGGATTTTTTTATTTGTAAATCAGTCATTTTGTTTCCTTTTTAAGTTAGTGAGGGTCTTCTACAGACTCAATACTTATAATGGTTATCGCTTTTAAATCTACTCCACCATCTTCTAAGGTTTGAATAGGGTCTTGGTTTATTATGAATAGTATTCTCCAATTTTCTTGAATGTCTATTGACCAAGTGCCTTTCCCTTTGCCTATGTGTTGGTGCAATCGTAATACAGGTAATTTTGAGATAACCTCTAAATTATCTGCATTTTTAAGCTGAGTGATACGCAACTTTACCTTTTTTGCTAATGTGCCGTAACTCTTTGCTATACCTTTATCAGTATCGAGCTTCTTCTTCAGCTTGTTATTTTTATACGATAATTCCATTGCAAAGTTACAAAATTATTTACTTAAAGGGTTAATGATTTTTAGTTTTTATGATTTCGTTAGTGCAATTACACACGACTTTTTTGAAAAATTGCTTTATTTGATTCTGTCAAATATGAGTTAATGACTTTATTGATGTACTTCTTTCTATCAATAGCCTTGATTATAGCTGAAAATTTAACTTGGTCATCATAAGAGGGTAACATTATCTTCGTACTCAAAATTTGAGTTGGTGATAAATTAGATTGACCACCAGAACCTCTTGCAATTTTCACAAACAATTCTTGATAGTAATCATTACTTATTAGATAGTAAACATAATTTAAGTCGATATCTACTTCCTCTTTTAATTTTAGAATACCCACCCTTTGATTTAAGTAATAGTCTTTATTTTCTTTAAACATTGCTACCTTACCAACCCAACTATCTTTACCTCCTTCGAAACGATTACCAGTCATTGTTATTAAAAGGTCATTATTCTTTATTTTGTAATTCTGGAATTGATCAGATGTTTCTTTAGAGATAAAATCAATGTTGTCCAAAAGTAACCTCCTTGCTTTAACATTCTTTATTTTAATTACAGGGTATCCCTTGGACTTAAAATCTTTACTTTTAAAGGATGCCCCACCTTTTAAAGTAAAAAAATCTCCTAATTTATATTCTGATTTTTCTACTTTTTCTAAAGTTATATTTTCGACAATATCACTTATTTCATTGTTAATTTCTTTTTCCTCTTCTATCCATTTATCAATATTTTCCTTTAAATCTATTATCTTATTATCTATTAATGCTTCATCCAAGGTATTTTCTTCTACACCTACATAATAACCTGGATTAAGCTCATAATCTTTCTCTTTTATTTCTTCTTCACTAATTGA harbors:
- a CDS encoding ImmA/IrrE family metallo-endopeptidase, whose translation is MTDLQIKKSLLSCPGDSIQEHIDHIGMSQAELAERLGRSVPKLNELIKGKAPITKETATKLEYVLGVPASFWINLERTYQDELLEIEQMEYLEQCQEWVSSFPLAKMKSFGLLPDTRKKPELADGLLKFFRVASPAQWSNIYNGSSLAFKIELKHTTEPQAISVWLRLGELQAEKIKVATFDKKGLRNCLDKIQDIAYKHSDTWLEELQTLCASCGVALVYTPCISKAPIYGATRWIKNNSVPLIQITDRQKDYNAFWFTFFHELGHILYHGKKDIFIDGLESIKPDKEKEDEADAFAARMLLSEKERNELFQYPNFDRELVLQLSEKFKKHPGIIVAQVQRQYTHLYKNVRLNSLKTKVEFTDLTI
- a CDS encoding type II toxin-antitoxin system RelE/ParE family toxin; the encoded protein is MELSYKNNKLKKKLDTDKGIAKSYGTLAKKVKLRITQLKNADNLEVISKLPVLRLHQHIGKGKGTWSIDIQENWRILFIINQDPIQTLEDGGVDLKAITIISIESVEDPH